One genomic region from Streptomyces sp. NBC_00582 encodes:
- a CDS encoding pore-forming ESAT-6 family protein, producing the protein MAGAGSDRRSYDTGASADAQGNIQAVVARLEEVIGQRDRQVKAAMADFTADGVADEYHGKEQRWNRASTEVRNIIGLLKSTLEQNDGTAQSTIQRAKAAVDNIG; encoded by the coding sequence ATGGCTGGTGCGGGTTCGGATCGTCGGTCGTATGACACGGGTGCGTCTGCGGATGCGCAGGGGAACATCCAGGCGGTGGTGGCGCGGTTGGAGGAGGTGATCGGTCAGCGTGATCGTCAGGTGAAGGCTGCGATGGCGGATTTCACGGCTGATGGGGTGGCGGATGAGTATCACGGCAAGGAGCAGCGGTGGAATCGTGCGTCGACTGAGGTGCGGAACATCATCGGTCTGTTGAAGTCGACGTTGGAGCAGAACGACGGTACGGCGCAGTCGACGATCCAGCGGGCGAAGGCCGCGGTGGACAACATCGGCTGA
- a CDS encoding DUF6507 family protein — protein sequence MPGWDLQPQGISGVLKTTGETASHLQKHATAFGEHLTSAASSAGTISADAPAAGGEQAQGGLVALALSQYAERASKDLSYVAARAGKSLQGVVDATTAYLNGDEQMALEAQRNTLKAPKLDMPGTGKA from the coding sequence GTGCCGGGCTGGGATCTGCAACCGCAGGGTATTTCGGGTGTGTTGAAGACGACGGGGGAGACGGCGTCGCATCTGCAGAAGCATGCGACGGCGTTCGGTGAGCATCTGACGTCGGCGGCGTCGAGTGCGGGGACGATTTCCGCGGATGCGCCGGCGGCGGGTGGTGAGCAGGCGCAGGGCGGTCTGGTGGCGTTGGCGTTGTCGCAGTATGCGGAGCGGGCGTCGAAGGATCTGTCCTACGTGGCTGCTCGTGCGGGGAAGTCGCTGCAGGGCGTGGTGGATGCCACGACGGCGTATCTGAACGGTGATGAGCAGATGGCGTTGGAGGCGCAGCGCAATACGCTGAAGGCGCCGAAGCTGGACATGCCGGGGACGGGCAAGGCGTGA
- a CDS encoding ADP-ribosyltransferase, producing MIKPEQIPQFTGDLAQLELDHASLKKDAGNVRDTGKDVNTQFQGLSAFYKAPEAEQLFGTTKPVQDRADDFATDLETVSSALSSYATEIRPLVSKLKELKTKATTFVDSVKDDDEWEYDGDKVDEHNRLRDDITATVAAFWAAERTCHNKITAIWGGTQMVAGDGSERKDQYGFNAEDLKNAKLPWGDPVEERHHWYEVGHWVKSFVWDGLIVDGIWGTIKGLGTLVGFGGWDAMGQAWKGLAQLATGLALASVPGVGTAFWLIPDDKLPSWIRDSRTAMKETGKALVAWDEWGKNPGRAAGAVTFNVLTTVFTGGAGGAAAGAGKAGAVAKALSIAGKAGKVIDPMTYIAKGAGAGLSKIGDIAKGLKGLGKIDMPTLPDGSVHLPDGRLLEPNGNLVSPDGTIDTTPVPHESVPASYQTPSGLPSHWTTQTPGPTPSYAAHTADSGAYAGAHATSDGIYGGTPHSTAGTGSYTGGVHATSDGIHGGIPHSTGSGGSYTGGLHATSDGIHGGIPHSTGDAVSAGAHSGTTPSAWYHDTPATGPTHDVPTTTPHDTAPHETTPHDTAPHTGGHDTPAAHPHDGSHGAGHDGAGHDGAGYADDAAHTGDHAGAWDHVDVGDGGLDTGAHHGTDVPVTSGHPGPDVPGHPGAGEPFEYKPLMSGDDFDALTDAEKHAVAQAELAHGTNPAPSVSNKAGWDYGNAYWNDFLDDLPTESRESLVTYTGNAYDDINGHLRFGNDVPDSIVHTIDEMDKVMGTRPVPENIMVVRGTAIDHLNLESPLDMEGRVFDDKAYTSTALGEGPPPPFDQKPVYMHLRVPEGTPALWLDHLSKYPGERELLLARGSKYKVTRVFLDEAGKWHVYGEVLPRP from the coding sequence GTGATCAAGCCCGAGCAGATCCCCCAGTTCACCGGTGACCTGGCGCAGTTGGAGCTGGACCACGCGAGTCTGAAGAAGGACGCCGGGAACGTCCGGGACACCGGTAAGGACGTCAACACCCAGTTCCAGGGTCTGTCGGCGTTCTACAAGGCGCCCGAGGCGGAGCAGCTCTTCGGCACCACCAAGCCGGTACAGGACCGGGCCGACGACTTCGCGACGGACCTCGAGACCGTGTCGTCCGCGCTGTCCTCCTACGCCACCGAGATCCGGCCCCTCGTCTCCAAGCTCAAGGAACTCAAGACCAAGGCGACCACCTTCGTCGACTCCGTGAAGGACGACGACGAGTGGGAGTACGACGGCGACAAGGTCGACGAGCACAATCGGCTGCGGGACGACATCACGGCGACGGTGGCGGCGTTCTGGGCGGCGGAGCGGACCTGCCACAACAAGATCACGGCGATCTGGGGCGGGACCCAGATGGTGGCGGGGGACGGTTCGGAGCGTAAGGACCAGTACGGCTTCAACGCGGAGGACCTGAAGAACGCGAAGCTTCCCTGGGGTGACCCGGTGGAGGAGAGGCATCACTGGTACGAGGTCGGCCACTGGGTGAAGTCGTTCGTGTGGGACGGCCTGATCGTGGACGGCATCTGGGGCACGATCAAGGGCCTGGGCACGCTGGTGGGCTTCGGCGGCTGGGACGCGATGGGCCAGGCGTGGAAGGGTCTCGCGCAGCTGGCGACGGGTCTGGCGCTGGCGTCCGTCCCGGGGGTGGGCACGGCGTTCTGGCTCATCCCGGACGACAAGCTCCCCTCCTGGATCCGTGACTCGCGCACGGCGATGAAGGAGACGGGCAAGGCGCTGGTGGCGTGGGACGAGTGGGGCAAGAACCCCGGCCGGGCGGCCGGTGCGGTCACCTTCAACGTCCTGACCACGGTCTTCACCGGCGGTGCGGGTGGCGCCGCGGCGGGTGCGGGCAAGGCGGGTGCGGTGGCGAAGGCGTTGTCGATCGCCGGTAAGGCGGGCAAGGTCATCGACCCGATGACGTACATCGCCAAGGGCGCGGGCGCGGGTCTGTCGAAGATCGGCGACATCGCCAAGGGTCTCAAGGGCCTCGGCAAGATCGACATGCCCACGCTCCCGGACGGCTCGGTCCACCTTCCCGACGGCCGTCTGCTGGAGCCGAACGGCAACCTCGTCTCGCCCGACGGCACCATCGACACCACACCGGTCCCGCACGAGTCCGTCCCGGCGTCGTACCAGACACCCTCCGGGCTCCCGTCCCACTGGACGACCCAGACACCGGGCCCCACGCCGTCGTACGCCGCGCATACGGCCGACAGCGGGGCGTACGCCGGGGCGCATGCGACCAGCGACGGGATCTACGGCGGTACCCCGCACTCCACGGCGGGCACCGGGTCGTACACCGGCGGCGTCCATGCGACAAGCGACGGGATCCACGGCGGCATCCCGCACTCCACGGGGAGCGGCGGGTCGTACACCGGCGGCTTGCACGCCACCTCGGACGGGATCCACGGCGGTATCCCGCACAGCACGGGCGACGCGGTCTCGGCAGGCGCGCACTCCGGTACGACCCCCTCGGCCTGGTACCACGACACCCCGGCGACCGGCCCGACGCACGACGTACCGACCACCACCCCGCACGACACCGCCCCGCACGAGACCACCCCGCACGACACCGCCCCGCACACGGGCGGCCACGACACTCCGGCCGCCCACCCGCACGACGGCTCGCACGGCGCCGGTCACGACGGCGCCGGTCACGACGGCGCGGGGTACGCGGACGACGCGGCGCACACCGGTGACCACGCGGGCGCCTGGGACCACGTGGACGTCGGCGACGGGGGCCTCGACACCGGCGCCCACCACGGCACCGACGTACCGGTCACCTCGGGCCACCCGGGCCCGGATGTGCCGGGGCATCCCGGGGCGGGAGAGCCGTTCGAGTACAAGCCGCTCATGTCCGGGGACGACTTCGACGCGCTCACGGATGCCGAGAAGCACGCGGTCGCCCAGGCCGAGCTCGCGCACGGCACGAATCCCGCGCCCAGTGTCAGCAACAAGGCGGGGTGGGACTACGGCAACGCGTACTGGAACGACTTCCTGGACGACCTGCCCACCGAGTCGAGGGAGTCGCTGGTCACCTATACCGGCAACGCCTACGACGACATCAACGGCCATCTGCGCTTCGGCAACGACGTGCCCGATTCGATCGTGCACACCATCGACGAGATGGACAAGGTCATGGGCACCCGCCCCGTGCCCGAGAACATCATGGTGGTCCGCGGCACCGCCATCGACCACCTCAATCTGGAATCGCCGCTGGACATGGAGGGCCGGGTCTTCGACGACAAGGCCTACACGTCCACCGCGCTGGGGGAGGGGCCGCCGCCTCCCTTCGACCAGAAGCCCGTCTACATGCATCTGCGGGTACCCGAGGGCACACCCGCCCTCTGGCTGGACCACCTGTCCAAGTACCCCGGGGAGCGGGAACTGCTCCTCGCCCGCGGCAGCAAGTACAAGGTGACGCGCGTCTTCCTGGACGAAGCAGGGAAGTGGCACGTCTACGGGGAGGTTCTGCCGAGGCCGTAG
- a CDS encoding HD domain-containing protein, with protein sequence MSLAEVEAVASAAHAGQTDKAGRPYTEHLRAVAEGVRARGGGAELIAAGWLHDAVEDRALSEEWLHEADLDQRTKDVVLAVTKREGEPPEAYARRILATPGARLVKAADLAHNADPGRLAVLDEATRARLERKYSAMRQYLGLTPQD encoded by the coding sequence ATGAGCCTCGCCGAGGTCGAGGCCGTCGCGAGTGCCGCGCACGCCGGGCAGACGGACAAGGCAGGCCGGCCGTACACCGAGCATCTGCGGGCCGTCGCCGAGGGCGTCCGCGCCCGGGGCGGCGGTGCGGAGCTGATCGCCGCGGGCTGGTTGCACGACGCCGTCGAGGACCGGGCGCTGAGCGAGGAGTGGCTGCACGAGGCCGACCTCGACCAGCGCACCAAGGACGTCGTCCTCGCCGTGACCAAGCGGGAGGGCGAACCGCCCGAGGCGTACGCGCGGCGGATCCTGGCCACGCCCGGCGCCCGGCTCGTCAAGGCGGCCGACCTCGCGCACAACGCCGACCCGGGCCGTCTCGCCGTACTCGACGAGGCGACCCGCGCCCGGCTGGAGCGGAAGTACAGCGCCATGAGGCAGTACCTCGGCCTCACCCCGCAGGACTGA
- the eccD gene encoding type VII secretion integral membrane protein EccD: MVSTATTSRTQLSRITLIGERRRADLVLPSDTPIGQLLPDILRLLDDRVAARPTTRQLVTSDGSVLPNDATLSSAEVADGAVLQLVRAHAAPPAPVVHDVTDLVADDLDLHAWRWRPAARRVSAGVATVVFAVAAAVLARREFAPASVATALAVTTAVFLLAGAVVAKIGDGNRGLATALLAASGGLGLLTAWTAADAHDWSGEARLAGVVAAVVLTLVLLAYFSPLGRGGLIGAGAAVGMAAVWEAVAAVQDRPDRLGAVMTVFSVVLLGLLPRLALMASGLTGLDDRRSSGVSVSRHQVSNALAATHRGLALATVVTATSAAAGGWLLTTADEPTAWTVTLASLTAVVLLSRARAFPLAAEVVALFTAAAVLVVRLAVLWLDHAGGAGALALLGAAALLPLLVLAIEPPEHVRIRLRRLADLVESLGVIGLFPLAVGVFGIYGQLLDKF, from the coding sequence GTGGTGAGCACTGCGACGACGTCTCGGACCCAGCTCAGCCGTATCACCCTGATCGGTGAACGGCGGCGCGCCGACCTCGTACTTCCGTCGGACACGCCCATCGGCCAACTGCTCCCCGACATACTGCGGTTGCTCGACGACCGGGTGGCCGCCCGGCCGACCACCCGTCAACTGGTCACCTCCGACGGCTCGGTGCTGCCGAACGACGCCACGCTGTCCTCGGCCGAGGTCGCCGACGGCGCCGTGCTCCAGCTCGTCCGGGCGCACGCCGCGCCCCCCGCGCCCGTCGTTCACGACGTCACCGACCTCGTCGCCGACGACCTCGACCTGCACGCCTGGCGCTGGCGCCCGGCCGCCCGCCGGGTCAGCGCCGGGGTCGCCACCGTCGTCTTCGCCGTGGCCGCCGCCGTCCTGGCCCGGCGCGAGTTCGCGCCGGCGTCCGTCGCCACCGCGCTCGCCGTCACCACCGCGGTGTTCCTGCTGGCCGGCGCGGTCGTCGCGAAGATCGGCGACGGCAACCGGGGACTGGCGACCGCGTTGCTGGCCGCCTCCGGCGGACTCGGCCTGCTCACCGCGTGGACCGCGGCCGACGCCCACGACTGGTCCGGCGAGGCCCGTCTCGCCGGTGTCGTCGCCGCGGTCGTCCTCACGCTGGTGCTGCTCGCCTACTTCTCGCCCCTCGGCCGGGGCGGGCTCATCGGGGCCGGGGCGGCCGTCGGCATGGCCGCCGTGTGGGAGGCCGTCGCCGCCGTGCAGGACCGTCCGGACCGGCTCGGCGCCGTGATGACCGTGTTCTCCGTGGTGCTGCTCGGGCTGCTGCCGCGGCTCGCGCTGATGGCCTCCGGGCTCACCGGCCTGGACGACAGGCGGTCCTCCGGGGTGTCGGTGAGCCGGCACCAGGTCTCCAACGCGCTCGCGGCGACCCACCGCGGCCTGGCGCTCGCCACCGTCGTCACCGCTACCTCGGCCGCCGCCGGCGGCTGGCTGCTGACCACCGCCGACGAGCCGACCGCGTGGACGGTCACCCTGGCCTCGCTCACCGCCGTGGTGCTGCTGTCCCGGGCCCGGGCCTTCCCGCTGGCCGCTGAGGTCGTGGCGCTGTTCACGGCGGCCGCCGTGCTCGTCGTACGCCTGGCCGTGCTCTGGCTGGACCACGCGGGGGGCGCCGGTGCGCTGGCCCTGCTGGGGGCCGCGGCGCTGCTGCCGCTGCTGGTCCTCGCGATCGAACCGCCCGAGCACGTCCGGATCCGGCTGCGGCGACTGGCCGATCTCGTCGAGTCCCTCGGGGTGATCGGTCTGTTCCCGCTGGCCGTCGGGGTGTTCGGCATCTACGGGCAACTGCTCGACAAGTTCTGA
- a CDS encoding nucleotide-binding protein, which translates to MPSGENWQNDVLRDLRGGGPGGPRPGVPAQQPAAENAQAPGPQAESPGYGYPPQQPQQHQPQPAYGYPSQQQPPQPYAEQPSQPQPYAEQPPQPTPQQPPRRAAPDTRPVVDKRLAAVGLKPRHGEPFTTRALRAVRRTVSSSAAREVAETTATAEVLQRPVTTGRQIAVTSIRGGSGKTTVAALLGATYAHYRQDPVLLVEADPALGSLPLRLGAESLRWTTGDLAALVEPQMSLLDITGYLVQLPENAWLLPGSQGQVGAMLDTRGYERVMVSLRRYFGVTVVDCETLPAEVARTALSAAQARVLTAPATLEGIASTRSVLEWMRGLPRDITTTTVVVLTETAPHPGLDLDKAAEQLKATGASVRVLPYDRHLAAGGALRTDLLARPTRQAVTRLAAEVFELSQKRR; encoded by the coding sequence ATGCCGAGCGGTGAGAACTGGCAGAACGACGTGCTGCGCGACCTGAGGGGCGGCGGACCCGGGGGTCCGCGGCCCGGCGTACCCGCGCAGCAGCCCGCGGCGGAGAACGCCCAGGCGCCCGGCCCGCAGGCCGAGAGCCCGGGCTACGGCTACCCGCCTCAGCAGCCTCAGCAGCACCAACCGCAGCCCGCCTACGGCTATCCCTCGCAGCAGCAGCCGCCGCAGCCGTACGCGGAACAGCCCTCGCAGCCGCAGCCGTACGCCGAACAGCCCCCCCAGCCCACCCCCCAGCAGCCCCCCCGCCGCGCCGCCCCCGACACCCGCCCCGTCGTGGACAAGCGCCTCGCCGCCGTCGGGCTCAAGCCCCGGCACGGTGAGCCCTTCACCACCCGCGCCCTGCGCGCCGTACGCCGCACCGTGTCGTCCTCCGCCGCGCGCGAGGTCGCCGAGACCACCGCGACCGCCGAAGTGCTCCAGCGTCCGGTCACCACCGGCCGGCAGATCGCCGTCACCTCCATCCGCGGCGGCTCCGGCAAGACCACCGTCGCCGCGCTGCTGGGCGCGACCTACGCCCACTACCGCCAGGACCCGGTGCTCCTCGTCGAGGCGGACCCGGCGCTCGGCTCGCTGCCGCTCAGGCTCGGCGCCGAGAGTCTGCGCTGGACCACCGGCGACCTCGCCGCCCTCGTCGAACCCCAGATGTCCCTGCTCGACATCACCGGCTACCTCGTCCAGCTCCCGGAGAACGCCTGGCTGCTGCCCGGCAGCCAGGGACAGGTCGGCGCGATGCTCGACACCCGCGGCTACGAACGGGTCATGGTGTCGCTGCGCCGCTACTTCGGGGTGACCGTCGTCGACTGCGAGACCCTGCCCGCCGAGGTGGCCCGTACCGCCCTGTCCGCCGCCCAGGCCCGGGTGCTCACCGCGCCCGCCACCCTGGAGGGCATCGCCAGCACCCGCTCGGTGCTGGAGTGGATGCGCGGTCTGCCCCGGGACATCACCACCACGACCGTCGTCGTCCTCACCGAGACGGCCCCGCACCCCGGACTCGACCTGGACAAGGCCGCCGAGCAGCTCAAGGCGACCGGCGCGAGCGTCCGCGTCCTGCCGTACGACCGCCATCTCGCGGCCGGCGGCGCCCTCCGCACCGATCTGCTCGCCCGCCCGACCCGGCAGGCCGTCACCCGGCTGGCCGCCGAGGTCTTCGAACTGTCCCAGAAGCGCCGTTGA
- the eccCa gene encoding type VII secretion protein EccCa, whose translation MSTRLIHRPARTTRPPAASEPRTIEAPPNLPEGKAGSIATSLLPVAGVMSSVVMMTVVRNSQFAGLGAIILVVTLVGSLTLVFSQRGKAQRTRRTQREAYLAYLEDLREELSREERERAETAQVLNPPPDALYDIVRDPARLWERRRVDGDFLRVRVGTGEMPVRDLKVGQQGSSVLTPPDQFMLNEASALMARFRTGTDLPLTVPLDRVGNISVIGAREDTLRVARALLVQAAATHAPDDVAFALAAPGERIADWEWAKWLPHLLDSEQYDGPVAARRIAPSVPQLARQIGPELRRRASFAAEVRRGLSGKDALGMTSRLLVVADAHGDDAVDLPRPDDAVGLREMGVTLLHLLDERVQEPGSVGVRITVDGERIAIEDLREEEPIGAHGTVDEIGVPFAEGFARMLAPLRLSADSMAADAPLSGPVDFAELLGIEDVADLDLTRLWAPRGERAFLRVPIGVSDSHEPVLLDLKESSELGMGPHGLCVGATGSGKSELLRTLVLALVATHPPEDLAMVLVDYKGGATFAPFAELPHVAGVITNLENQAGLVERVHASLAGEVKRRQQVLKDAGNVADIGHYAALRAERRPDLDPLPHLFVVIDEFGELLTAKPDFIDLFLSIGRIGRSIGVHLLLSSQRIEGGKLKGLDTYLSYRLGLRTFSADESRTVLDTTDAFHLPPLPGFGYLKVDTSHYERFKAGYVSGAYSGPVRREQEDTGPLALEYAAYNTLGQEEGAAPQEPQMRRRETGPTEMGVMVQQIEHAGARPVRQIWLPPLPEAIALDKVAGPLEVGPRGTQLAKRRGPLQVPLGVLDDPTKQWQGQWYLDLTMAGGHAAVIGGPQSGKTTLLRTLALSLALTHTPQEVGIYGLDLVGGGLQALAGLPHVGGVAGRADRERAARTIDSVRGMLDQREELFRVHGIDSLEQLRTLRAAGRLPELASTEIVLLIDGFGALRDDFEELDDAVVDILKRGGGYGIHVVAGMLRWNDVRIATQSQFGTRVELRLNDPSESSIERKLAQTLSPEEKGRVLTDGKLFAQVALPRTDGLADTADLGAVLERAARTIRATWTGEVAQPVRVLPHVLEPPMLPGPSAEPRRVAVGLDQTHLAPVLLDLFHHDQHLLIMGDSECGKTNLLKVIAQGLIERYGDDELVFGIMDPRRGLRGAIPEEYRGGYAYNAKLAAGLAAGIATELDKRLPDESTDASDLEPGSFSGPRIVILVDDYDVLTTAGQQPLAPFLPYIPSAQDIGLHFVLTRRVAGASRGLYEPLLMGLRESGAAALVMSGDRSEGQLFTGVYASQQPPGRGVLVRRGEPNRLIQTVYAGTR comes from the coding sequence ATGAGTACCCGACTGATCCACCGCCCGGCGCGCACCACCCGCCCGCCGGCCGCCTCCGAGCCGCGCACCATAGAGGCCCCGCCCAACCTGCCCGAGGGCAAGGCGGGTTCCATCGCCACCTCGCTGCTGCCCGTCGCCGGCGTGATGTCCTCCGTCGTGATGATGACGGTCGTGCGCAACAGCCAGTTCGCCGGGCTCGGCGCGATCATCCTCGTCGTCACCCTGGTCGGCTCGCTCACCCTGGTCTTCTCCCAGCGCGGCAAGGCCCAGCGCACCCGCCGCACCCAGCGCGAGGCCTACCTCGCCTATCTGGAGGACCTGCGCGAGGAGCTCAGCAGGGAGGAGCGCGAGCGCGCCGAGACCGCCCAGGTGCTCAACCCGCCGCCGGACGCGCTGTACGACATCGTCCGCGACCCGGCGCGGCTGTGGGAGCGCCGACGGGTCGACGGCGACTTCCTGCGGGTGCGGGTCGGCACCGGCGAGATGCCGGTCCGGGACCTGAAGGTCGGTCAGCAGGGCTCGTCGGTGCTGACCCCGCCGGACCAGTTCATGCTGAACGAGGCGTCCGCGCTGATGGCCCGCTTCCGCACCGGCACCGATCTGCCGCTCACCGTGCCGCTGGACCGCGTCGGCAACATCAGCGTCATCGGCGCCCGTGAGGACACCCTGAGGGTCGCCCGCGCCCTCCTCGTCCAGGCCGCCGCCACCCACGCCCCCGACGACGTGGCGTTCGCGCTCGCCGCGCCCGGCGAGCGGATCGCCGACTGGGAATGGGCGAAGTGGCTGCCCCATCTGCTCGACTCCGAGCAGTACGACGGCCCCGTCGCGGCCCGCCGGATCGCGCCCTCCGTGCCCCAACTGGCCCGGCAGATCGGCCCCGAGCTGCGCCGCCGGGCCTCCTTCGCGGCCGAGGTGCGCCGCGGTCTGTCCGGCAAGGACGCCCTCGGCATGACCTCCCGGCTGCTCGTCGTCGCCGACGCGCACGGCGACGACGCCGTGGACCTGCCCCGGCCCGACGACGCCGTCGGGCTGCGGGAGATGGGCGTCACCCTCCTGCACCTGCTCGACGAACGGGTGCAGGAGCCGGGCAGCGTCGGCGTGCGCATCACCGTCGACGGCGAGCGGATCGCCATCGAGGACCTGCGCGAGGAGGAGCCGATCGGCGCCCACGGCACGGTCGACGAGATCGGCGTGCCCTTCGCCGAGGGCTTCGCCCGCATGCTCGCACCGCTCCGGCTGTCCGCCGACTCGATGGCCGCCGACGCCCCGCTCTCCGGCCCGGTCGACTTCGCCGAGCTCCTCGGCATCGAGGACGTGGCCGACCTCGACCTGACCCGGCTGTGGGCGCCGCGCGGCGAACGCGCCTTCCTGCGCGTACCCATCGGCGTCAGCGACTCCCACGAACCCGTCCTGCTCGACCTGAAGGAGTCCTCCGAACTGGGCATGGGCCCGCACGGCCTGTGCGTCGGCGCCACCGGCTCCGGCAAGTCCGAACTGCTGCGCACCCTGGTCCTCGCCCTCGTCGCCACCCACCCGCCGGAGGACCTCGCCATGGTCCTCGTCGACTACAAGGGCGGCGCCACCTTCGCTCCCTTCGCTGAACTCCCGCACGTGGCCGGCGTCATCACCAACCTGGAGAACCAGGCAGGGCTCGTCGAACGCGTCCACGCCTCCCTGGCCGGCGAGGTCAAGCGCCGCCAGCAGGTCCTCAAGGACGCCGGCAACGTCGCCGACATCGGCCACTACGCCGCCCTGCGCGCCGAGCGGCGCCCCGACCTCGACCCGCTGCCGCACCTCTTCGTCGTCATCGACGAGTTCGGCGAACTCCTCACCGCCAAGCCGGACTTCATCGACCTGTTCCTCTCCATCGGCCGCATCGGCCGCTCCATCGGCGTCCACCTGCTGCTGTCCAGCCAGCGCATCGAGGGCGGCAAGCTCAAGGGCCTCGACACCTATCTGTCGTACCGGCTCGGCCTGCGCACCTTCTCCGCCGACGAGTCCCGCACGGTCCTCGACACCACCGACGCCTTCCACCTCCCGCCGCTGCCCGGCTTCGGCTACCTCAAGGTCGACACCAGCCACTACGAACGCTTCAAGGCCGGCTACGTCTCCGGCGCCTACAGCGGCCCGGTGCGCCGCGAGCAGGAGGACACCGGCCCGCTCGCCCTGGAGTACGCGGCGTACAACACCCTCGGCCAGGAGGAGGGCGCCGCCCCGCAGGAGCCGCAGATGCGGCGCCGCGAGACCGGGCCCACCGAGATGGGCGTCATGGTCCAGCAGATCGAGCACGCCGGCGCCCGCCCCGTACGCCAGATCTGGCTGCCCCCGCTGCCCGAGGCGATCGCCCTCGACAAGGTGGCCGGTCCTCTGGAGGTCGGCCCCCGCGGCACCCAGCTCGCCAAGCGGCGCGGCCCGCTCCAGGTGCCGCTGGGCGTCCTCGACGACCCCACCAAGCAGTGGCAGGGCCAGTGGTACCTGGACCTCACCATGGCGGGCGGCCACGCGGCGGTCATCGGCGGCCCGCAGTCCGGCAAGACCACCCTGCTGCGCACCCTCGCCCTCTCCCTGGCGCTCACCCACACCCCGCAGGAGGTCGGGATCTACGGCCTCGACCTGGTCGGCGGCGGCCTCCAGGCGCTCGCCGGACTCCCGCACGTCGGCGGGGTCGCGGGCCGCGCCGACCGCGAGCGCGCCGCCCGCACCATCGACTCCGTGCGCGGCATGCTCGACCAGCGCGAGGAACTCTTCCGCGTCCACGGCATCGACTCCCTCGAACAACTGCGCACCCTGCGTGCGGCGGGCCGCCTCCCCGAGCTGGCCTCCACCGAGATCGTGCTGCTCATCGACGGCTTCGGCGCCCTGCGCGACGACTTCGAGGAACTGGACGACGCGGTCGTCGACATCCTCAAGCGCGGCGGCGGTTACGGCATCCACGTCGTCGCGGGCATGCTCCGCTGGAACGACGTGCGGATCGCTACGCAGTCCCAGTTCGGCACCCGGGTCGAGCTGCGCCTGAACGACCCCAGCGAGTCCAGCATCGAACGCAAGCTCGCCCAGACCCTCTCCCCCGAGGAGAAGGGCCGCGTCCTCACCGACGGCAAGCTGTTCGCGCAGGTCGCGCTGCCCCGCACCGACGGCCTCGCCGACACCGCCGACCTCGGCGCGGTCCTGGAGCGCGCCGCCCGCACGATCCGCGCCACCTGGACCGGCGAGGTCGCCCAGCCCGTCCGCGTCCTCCCGCACGTCCTCGAACCCCCCATGCTGCCCGGCCCGTCCGCCGAACCCCGCCGGGTCGCCGTCGGCCTGGACCAGACCCACCTGGCGCCGGTCCTGCTCGACCTGTTCCACCACGACCAGCACCTGCTGATCATGGGCGACAGCGAGTGCGGCAAGACCAATCTGCTCAAGGTGATCGCCCAGGGTCTGATCGAGCGCTACGGCGACGACGAGCTGGTCTTCGGCATCATGGACCCGCGGCGCGGCCTGCGCGGCGCGATCCCGGAGGAGTACCGGGGCGGCTACGCCTACAACGCCAAGCTCGCCGCCGGCCTCGCCGCGGGCATCGCCACCGAACTCGACAAGCGGCTGCCCGACGAGAGCACCGACGCCTCCGACCTGGAGCCCGGCAGCTTCTCCGGCCCCCGGATCGTGATCCTCGTCGACGACTACGACGTCCTCACCACCGCAGGCCAGCAACCCCTCGCCCCCTTCCTCCCGTACATCCCCTCCGCTCAGGACATCGGCCTGCACTTCGTCCTCACCCGGCGGGTCGCTGGTGCCTCCCGGGGCCTGTACGAGCCGCTGCTGATGGGCCTGCGCGAGTCCGGCGCGGCGGCGCTGGTGATGTCCGGCGACCGCAGCGAGGGCCAGCTCTTCACCGGTGTCTACGCCTCCCAGCAGCCGCCGGGACGCGGTGTGCTGGTCCGCAGGGGCGAGCCGAACCGACTGATCCAGACCGTCTACGCGGGGACGAGGTAG